The following coding sequences lie in one Desmodus rotundus isolate HL8 chromosome 1, HLdesRot8A.1, whole genome shotgun sequence genomic window:
- the TMEM250 gene encoding transmembrane protein 250 produces MTLTATRTPPLLRASAAAQAPMPVMPIPRRVRSFHGPHTTCLHAACGPARTSRLARTKYNNFDVYVRARWLYGFIRFLLYFSCSLFTAALWGALAALFCLQYVGVRVLLRFQLKLSVLLLLLGRRRVDFRLLNELLVYGIHVTMLLVGGLGWCFMVFVDM; encoded by the coding sequence ATGACGCTGACTGCCACCCGGACGCCGCCTCTGCTGCGAGCTAGCGCCGCCGCCCAGGCCCCAATGCCGGTCATGCCCATTCCGCGGCGGGTGCGCTCCTTCCATGGCCCGCACACCACCTGCCTGCATGCGGCCTGCGGGCCCGCACGCACCTCCCGCCTGGCGCGCACCAAGTACAACAACTTCGACGTGTATGTGCGGGCGCGCTGGCTGTACGGTTTCATCCGCTTCCTGCTCTACTTCAGCTGCAGCCTCTTCACGGCCGCGCTGTGGGGCGCGCTGGCCGCTCTCTTCTGCCTGCAGTACGTAGGTGTGCGCGTCCTCCTGCGCTTCCAGCTCAAGCTgtccgtgctgctgctgctgctgggccgcCGGCGTGTGGACTTCCGCCTGCTCAACGAGCTGCTGGTCTATGGCATCCACGTGACCATGCTGCTGGTCGGGGGCCTGGGCTGGTGCTTCATGGTCTTCGTGGACATGTGA